A single genomic interval of Adhaeribacter pallidiroseus harbors:
- a CDS encoding DUF2461 domain-containing protein → MNTHFQPDTLKFISDLKSNNDRHWFQENKVRYDQAREDFLQFVTEWMKGIGAFDASVSDQHAKDIVFRIYRDVRFSNDKRPYKDHFGAYLAPGGRKSVYPGYYFHLSPGNQSFMGGGLWMPPANHLKAVRQEIDYNFSVFASIVQNPDFTGCFGRELAGEKLKTNPKGYEATNPAINYLKHRSWVATHSLTDKQLVQPDLLSQCLTIAKTLLPLKDFLHHPMLEVSTKE, encoded by the coding sequence ACCTTAAAATTTATTTCGGATTTAAAAAGTAACAATGACCGCCATTGGTTTCAGGAAAATAAGGTTCGCTACGATCAAGCGCGCGAAGATTTTTTGCAGTTTGTTACCGAGTGGATGAAAGGTATTGGTGCGTTTGATGCCAGTGTAAGCGACCAGCACGCAAAGGATATTGTTTTTCGGATTTATCGCGATGTGCGATTTTCCAATGATAAGCGTCCGTACAAAGATCATTTTGGCGCATACTTGGCACCGGGCGGTCGCAAATCGGTGTATCCAGGTTATTATTTTCATTTGAGTCCGGGTAACCAATCTTTTATGGGTGGGGGCTTGTGGATGCCCCCGGCCAATCACCTGAAAGCGGTACGGCAAGAAATAGACTATAATTTTTCGGTGTTTGCCAGTATCGTGCAGAATCCTGATTTTACGGGTTGTTTCGGCCGGGAGCTGGCCGGTGAAAAATTAAAAACAAACCCCAAAGGCTACGAAGCTACCAACCCAGCTATAAATTACCTGAAACATCGGAGTTGGGTAGCTACTCACTCTTTAACAGATAAGCAACTCGTTCAGCCAGATCTCTTAAGTCAATGCCTTACCATTGCTAAGACTTTATTGCCATTAAAAGATTTTTTACATCACCCCATGCTGGAAGTGAGTACCAAGGAATAA
- a CDS encoding glycosyltransferase 87 family protein has product MARTTSAIFLVLVSVAAYVSLGYVTERTHFSHVLFLFALAFGAYVKFGTNKYFFLKIALLTAFFFRFLFLFSWPTLSDDYFRFIWDGRLLAAGINPFEQLPSYYLKLPEQIPGINPQLYHQLNSPQYYSVYPPVCQFIFAASAWLAPESNWVLVVIMRLTILIAEVGNIRILLKLLQYYNKTAKQVLWYALNPLVIVELTGNLHFEALLLFFLLSSWYFMTQQKLLFAGILFGLAVSVKLVPLLVMPLILAQLGWRKFVVFGSAAGFSFVALFVPFFSPTILLNIGQSINLYFQKFEFNASIYYLFRWLGSLMAGYNPIAILGPSLSLLTAVLISIVAFKGRKNLPEKQPDYWLGAFSLYFF; this is encoded by the coding sequence ATGGCGCGCACAACATCTGCTATTTTTCTGGTACTCGTATCAGTTGCGGCTTACGTAAGTCTCGGGTATGTTACAGAACGGACCCACTTCTCCCATGTGCTATTTTTATTTGCGCTGGCTTTTGGAGCTTACGTTAAATTTGGTACTAATAAGTATTTTTTTTTAAAAATTGCATTATTAACGGCCTTCTTTTTTCGCTTTTTGTTCTTGTTTTCCTGGCCAACCTTATCCGATGATTATTTTCGTTTTATTTGGGATGGCCGTTTACTAGCGGCTGGTATTAATCCATTTGAACAACTACCTTCCTATTATCTGAAGTTACCGGAACAAATTCCGGGCATTAATCCGCAATTGTACCATCAGCTAAATTCACCGCAATATTATTCCGTTTACCCGCCAGTGTGCCAGTTTATATTTGCAGCCAGCGCCTGGTTAGCGCCCGAGAGTAATTGGGTTTTGGTAGTTATTATGCGTTTAACTATCCTGATAGCAGAAGTAGGAAACATCCGAATTTTATTAAAGTTACTTCAATATTATAATAAGACCGCTAAACAGGTACTCTGGTATGCCTTAAACCCATTGGTAATAGTGGAGCTTACCGGAAATTTACATTTTGAGGCTTTACTGCTATTTTTTTTACTAAGTAGTTGGTATTTCATGACGCAACAAAAACTACTTTTTGCCGGCATTTTGTTTGGTTTGGCTGTAAGTGTAAAACTGGTGCCTTTACTAGTAATGCCCCTAATTCTGGCGCAACTGGGCTGGCGCAAGTTTGTGGTATTTGGCAGTGCGGCCGGGTTCAGTTTTGTAGCTTTGTTTGTACCTTTCTTCTCCCCGACTATCCTTTTAAACATTGGGCAAAGCATCAACTTATATTTTCAAAAATTCGAGTTTAATGCCAGTATCTATTACCTTTTCCGATGGTTGGGCAGCTTAATGGCAGGTTACAATCCGATTGCTATTCTAGGACCAAGTTTATCGCTGCTTACCGCAGTGTTAATAAGCATTGTAGCTTTTAAAGGCCGGAAAAATCTTCCGGAAAAACAGCCAGATTATTGGCTTGGCGCCTTTAGCTTATACTTTTTTTAG
- a CDS encoding cellulose synthase family protein, whose protein sequence is MSTLALLLVVVYGLCLILVFCYSLIQLHLTFLYYRCANKKKDFPDFPLYLPNTLPFVTVQLPVYNEQYVVERLIDAITALDYPLEKLQIQVLDDSNDITRDLVAAKVAFYQAQGFDITQVLRPERTGYKAGALEYGLNLATGEFIAIFDADFLPAPSFLKQTLIKFKNPEVGLVQTRWGHVNSNYSLLTKLQAFGLNAHFTVEQTGRSCGHYFINFNGTGGVWRKTCILDAGGWQTDTLTEDLDLSYRAQLRHWEFRYLEPIIAPAELPVTMPAIKSQQYRWTKGAAENARKNLGPVFQSNKPWSTKIHALFHLGNSSVFVCVFLLALLSVPILFIPDYYPHLQAYFLSQELFLISLASLIAFYWTSFRCSSPNQAASWLQFCPRFFWFLCFSMGLSLHNTVAVLEGYAGKKTPFIRTPKFNIQKASDPWRNNLYRTASINFLMLLEGILALYFLAGILFGFYLQRYGLLPFHSMLTLGFGGVFFLTVKHSR, encoded by the coding sequence ATGAGTACTTTGGCTTTGCTTCTGGTAGTAGTGTATGGTTTGTGCCTGATTTTAGTATTTTGCTACAGCTTAATTCAGTTACATTTAACCTTTTTGTACTATCGGTGCGCAAATAAGAAAAAAGATTTTCCGGATTTTCCGCTTTATTTACCAAATACTTTGCCCTTTGTTACCGTGCAATTACCGGTTTATAACGAGCAGTATGTAGTTGAAAGGCTCATTGATGCCATTACGGCTTTAGACTATCCTTTAGAAAAATTACAAATTCAAGTACTGGACGATTCAAATGATATTACGCGTGATCTGGTAGCTGCCAAGGTTGCTTTTTACCAAGCGCAAGGATTTGATATAACGCAAGTACTCCGGCCGGAACGCACGGGATATAAAGCGGGTGCTTTGGAGTACGGCTTAAATCTGGCCACTGGAGAATTTATCGCTATTTTTGATGCTGATTTTTTACCAGCGCCTAGTTTTTTGAAGCAAACCCTTATAAAATTTAAAAATCCAGAAGTAGGATTAGTACAAACCCGGTGGGGTCATGTAAACAGCAATTATTCTTTACTCACGAAACTACAAGCCTTTGGCTTAAATGCCCATTTTACGGTGGAACAAACCGGGCGCAGTTGCGGGCATTATTTTATAAATTTTAACGGTACGGGCGGCGTTTGGCGAAAAACCTGCATCCTGGATGCCGGTGGCTGGCAGACCGATACGCTCACCGAAGACCTGGATTTAAGTTACCGGGCGCAGTTACGCCACTGGGAGTTCCGGTACCTGGAACCCATTATTGCTCCCGCGGAGTTACCAGTTACCATGCCGGCAATCAAATCGCAGCAGTACCGCTGGACCAAAGGCGCGGCGGAAAATGCCCGTAAAAACTTAGGCCCGGTTTTCCAATCCAATAAACCCTGGTCAACGAAAATACACGCCTTATTTCACTTAGGTAACAGCAGTGTTTTTGTTTGTGTGTTCCTGCTGGCTTTACTGAGTGTACCCATCTTATTTATTCCGGATTATTATCCGCATTTACAAGCTTATTTCTTATCGCAAGAACTTTTTTTAATTAGTCTGGCGAGTTTAATTGCATTTTACTGGACTTCTTTCCGCTGTTCTAGTCCTAACCAAGCAGCTTCCTGGTTGCAATTTTGCCCGCGTTTTTTCTGGTTTTTGTGTTTCTCCATGGGTTTATCGTTGCACAATACTGTTGCCGTGCTGGAGGGCTATGCCGGCAAAAAAACTCCTTTTATCCGGACTCCTAAATTTAACATCCAAAAAGCTTCCGATCCCTGGCGAAATAATTTGTACCGTACCGCTTCTATCAACTTTCTGATGCTGCTGGAAGGTATTTTGGCCTTGTATTTCTTAGCCGGAATCTTGTTTGGTTTTTACTTGCAGCGCTATGGATTGCTGCCTTTTCATAGCATGCTTACGCTGGGCTTTGGTGGAGTATTTTTCCTGACTGTTAAACACAGCCGCTAA
- a CDS encoding glycosyltransferase family 2 protein, whose amino-acid sequence MRLIHVIIPAYNEEKSIKQVITAIPQELVTEIIVVNNNSTDQTALVAQAAGATVLFEPKPGYGNACLSGIQYCLAKPEQARPHIIVFVDGDFSDYPEEMPLLVQPILDNRADLVIGSRALGHREKGAMLPQQIFGNWLATNLLKLFYGAAFTDLGPFRAIRTNALVQLNMQDRTYGWTVEMQLKAAKLKLRCVEVPVTYRKRIGFSKISGTVKGTFLAGYKIITTIFRYL is encoded by the coding sequence ATGCGGCTTATTCACGTTATTATTCCGGCTTACAACGAAGAAAAATCTATAAAACAAGTAATTACAGCTATTCCGCAGGAACTAGTAACCGAAATAATTGTGGTCAATAATAATTCTACGGACCAGACTGCCCTGGTAGCCCAAGCCGCCGGTGCTACCGTTTTGTTTGAACCTAAGCCGGGATACGGAAATGCTTGTTTATCCGGCATCCAATACTGTTTAGCCAAGCCGGAACAGGCTAGGCCCCACATTATTGTTTTTGTAGACGGTGATTTTTCGGATTATCCGGAAGAAATGCCTTTGTTGGTACAACCTATTTTGGATAATCGGGCTGATTTAGTAATCGGCTCCCGCGCTTTGGGTCACCGGGAAAAAGGCGCCATGTTGCCGCAGCAAATTTTTGGCAATTGGTTAGCTACCAATTTGTTAAAACTATTCTACGGAGCCGCCTTTACCGACTTAGGACCTTTCCGGGCTATTCGGACCAATGCTTTGGTACAACTAAACATGCAGGACCGCACCTACGGCTGGACGGTAGAAATGCAGTTAAAAGCCGCTAAATTAAAATTACGCTGCGTAGAAGTGCCGGTAACTTACCGCAAAAGAATTGGCTTTTCTAAAATTTCGGGTACTGTTAAAGGCACCTTTTTGGCCGGCTACAAAATAATCACCACTATTTTCCGATATTTATAA
- a CDS encoding peroxiredoxin, with product MHNFISTQQAHTLKNMLQTGISAPDFELLTAKKEVFRLSSLQNKKSVVLYFYPKNDTRGCTAEACSFRDQYEIFQEQGAEVVGVSSDNLDSHQNFSAKYQLPFILLSDPGGKVRKLYEVPKTLGLIPGRATYVIDIKGIIRYSFNAQLKPLEHVQNALQILKTLTTEA from the coding sequence ATGCATAATTTTATTAGCACCCAACAGGCACATACCCTCAAAAATATGTTACAAACCGGAATTTCTGCTCCTGATTTTGAATTACTAACTGCGAAAAAGGAAGTATTTCGTTTAAGCAGTTTACAAAATAAAAAAAGTGTAGTGCTATATTTTTATCCGAAAAATGACACCCGGGGTTGTACGGCCGAAGCGTGTTCTTTCCGGGATCAATACGAGATTTTCCAGGAGCAAGGTGCTGAAGTAGTAGGCGTTTCTTCGGATAATCTGGACTCTCACCAAAATTTTTCGGCGAAGTATCAGCTTCCTTTTATTTTACTTAGCGATCCGGGGGGTAAAGTGCGTAAATTATATGAAGTGCCTAAAACCCTAGGTTTAATTCCGGGACGGGCGACCTATGTAATTGATATAAAAGGAATAATCCGGTACTCTTTTAACGCGCAGTTAAAGCCACTGGAACACGTACAAAATGCCTTGCAAATACTTAAAACCTTAACTACGGAAGCGTAA
- a CDS encoding alpha/beta fold hydrolase — translation MFVFLPRFGISQNTEIPEVLDAELSAYTYPYPVHYIHLKMENKACQMAYMDVAPTQNNSLKPTVVLLHGKNFMGAYWQQTIKYLSGLGYRVIVPDQIGFGKSSKPSLHYSFHQLACNTRQLLDTLGVNKAVIVGHSMGGMLATRFALMYPEVVIKLVLENPIGLEDYRMIVPYSTLDASYQRELKTTEESISNYFKTYFPEWLPEYEEWVKVPAAQTRSKDYATVALTSAQTYEMIYQQPVIYELEQLQMPTLLIIGQADRTVVGKAAIKDKAVLARAGNYPALGRKAVNQIRSSKLVGLPGVGHIPHLQAPEAFYKALTNFIK, via the coding sequence GTGTTTGTTTTTTTACCACGTTTCGGCATTTCTCAAAATACCGAAATACCGGAAGTACTGGATGCTGAACTGTCGGCTTATACTTATCCGTACCCGGTGCACTACATTCATTTAAAAATGGAGAATAAAGCCTGCCAGATGGCTTATATGGATGTGGCACCTACACAAAACAATTCGCTGAAACCGACAGTTGTGCTGTTGCACGGAAAAAATTTTATGGGAGCTTACTGGCAGCAAACCATCAAGTATCTTTCCGGGTTAGGTTATCGGGTAATTGTACCGGATCAGATCGGCTTCGGAAAATCATCGAAACCTTCTTTACATTATAGTTTTCATCAGTTAGCCTGCAATACGCGCCAATTACTAGACACTTTGGGAGTAAATAAAGCAGTTATCGTGGGCCATTCCATGGGAGGAATGTTGGCTACCCGGTTTGCTTTAATGTACCCGGAAGTAGTCATTAAGTTAGTATTGGAAAATCCAATTGGCCTGGAAGATTATCGGATGATTGTACCTTATTCTACGCTGGATGCTTCTTACCAACGAGAACTTAAAACCACCGAAGAATCCATCAGCAATTATTTTAAAACTTACTTTCCGGAGTGGTTGCCCGAATACGAAGAGTGGGTAAAAGTGCCGGCAGCGCAAACCCGCAGCAAAGATTACGCAACGGTGGCCTTAACTTCGGCGCAAACCTACGAAATGATTTACCAACAGCCGGTTATCTACGAACTGGAACAATTGCAAATGCCTACGCTACTCATTATTGGGCAAGCCGATCGAACGGTAGTGGGCAAAGCCGCTATAAAAGATAAAGCAGTATTAGCCCGGGCTGGCAATTATCCGGCACTGGGCAGAAAAGCCGTTAATCAAATTAGATCGAGTAAGTTGGTGGGCTTACCGGGAGTAGGACACATTCCGCATTTGCAAGCCCCCGAAGCTTTTTACAAAGCACTCACCAACTTCATAAAATAG
- a CDS encoding 4Fe-4S binding protein has protein sequence MTGLIRSIDPLSKLLRGIEADRWFLYGTFYTLAVLIMGVRALLKYRHSPYQIIRTLSVMFFQLVLAYLIPYFLILFNQPEFYLSYFWPLKYDYLFPGTVDYLIKSPGALGVFFVFWTAVISLVGVPVLTYFFGKRWYCSWVCGCGGLAETAGDPYRHLSDKSRKAWQWEVAIIYPILGFIVLTTVLLWVNAITGGGILGGLSNGFSQAYGFFIGSIFSGVIGVGFYPIMGSRVWCRFGCPMAAYLGILQKHFSRFRITTNGGQCISCGNCSNYCEMGIDVRWYAQQGQPIIRSSCVGCGMCATVCPRGVLNLENGPLPGRYQPSAFISPENVRILS, from the coding sequence ATGACTGGTTTAATTCGTAGTATAGATCCTTTAAGTAAACTGCTGCGCGGAATAGAAGCTGACCGGTGGTTTTTATACGGCACATTTTACACCCTGGCTGTTTTAATAATGGGCGTGCGGGCCTTACTAAAATACCGCCACAGTCCTTACCAAATTATTCGTACGCTTTCGGTTATGTTTTTCCAGTTAGTTCTGGCTTACTTAATTCCATATTTTTTAATTTTATTTAATCAACCGGAGTTTTACTTATCTTATTTCTGGCCGCTCAAATATGACTATTTATTTCCGGGTACGGTTGATTATTTAATTAAATCGCCGGGAGCATTAGGAGTATTTTTTGTTTTCTGGACGGCCGTGATATCTTTAGTTGGCGTACCGGTATTAACTTATTTTTTCGGAAAACGCTGGTATTGCAGTTGGGTGTGCGGCTGCGGGGGATTAGCCGAAACGGCCGGTGACCCTTACCGGCATTTATCCGATAAATCCCGGAAAGCTTGGCAATGGGAAGTAGCCATTATCTACCCTATATTGGGTTTTATTGTCCTTACTACCGTATTGCTGTGGGTAAACGCCATTACTGGTGGAGGTATTCTTGGTGGCTTATCCAATGGTTTTTCGCAGGCCTACGGCTTTTTTATTGGTTCTATTTTTTCGGGAGTTATTGGCGTTGGTTTTTACCCGATAATGGGTTCTAGGGTTTGGTGCCGGTTTGGGTGCCCCATGGCCGCCTATTTAGGTATTCTGCAAAAGCATTTCTCCCGTTTCCGGATTACTACCAATGGCGGCCAATGCATTTCTTGCGGCAATTGCTCTAACTATTGCGAAATGGGTATAGATGTACGTTGGTACGCCCAGCAAGGTCAGCCCATTATTCGGTCGTCGTGCGTGGGCTGTGGCATGTGCGCTACGGTTTGCCCACGGGGAGTTTTAAATTTGGAAAATGGCCCCCTACCAGGCCGCTATCAACCCAGCGCGTTTATCTCGCCGGAAAATGTTCGGATTTTAAGTTAA
- a CDS encoding M3 family metallopeptidase, which translates to MNPLLEDFNTLFDTAPFHSIRHSHYLPAIQKALHIGKSEINQITSNPAPPTFENTILALEQSGQLLDRISSIFFNLNAAETDLELQHLAKEISPLLTAYANDIMLDEVLFKRINQVYQVRSELILTVEDVTLLEKTYKSFIRNGANLSETDKVRLRELDNQLSQLSLTFGENVLHETNDYSLEIKNTADLAGLPESLVEAAAQTAKETGKENSWLFTLHLPSYIPFMTYADNRELRQQLYWAYATRACQDNTYNNEAVVLKIVQLRLERAQLLGFKTHADFVLQERMAQTPGKVQLFLEDLLIHAKPVAQTEWQSLTDYAQQINGPEQLQRWDLSYYAEKWKKEKFAIDDEILKPYFQLEKVMEGVFAVSHKLYGLVYKENTTIQTYHPDVKVYEVEDENGQHIGIFYCDFFPRPGKRNGAWMTSYRSQKKEKEKDQRPHVAIVCNFTKPTPTKPALLTFNEVRTLFHEFGHALHGLLANGTYASLSGTHVYWDFVELPSQVFENWTTEKESLDLFARHYQTGEVIPDELIQRIKQSTNFMAGYATLRQIGLARLDLAWHNIESVELIPDVFTFEKNVLVETEILPLVPGTNTSCSFSHIFQGGYSSGYYSYKWAEVLDADAFEFFQEKGVFNKQTANLFKKHILSAGGSEPPMILYKRFRGQEPSPKALLKRTGLLKD; encoded by the coding sequence ATGAACCCGCTTCTAGAAGATTTTAATACTTTATTTGATACAGCACCTTTTCATTCAATCCGGCACTCGCACTATTTGCCCGCTATTCAAAAAGCGCTGCATATAGGCAAATCAGAAATAAACCAAATAACTTCTAATCCGGCACCGCCAACTTTCGAGAATACCATTCTGGCTTTAGAACAAAGTGGTCAGCTACTAGACCGGATTTCCAGTATTTTTTTTAATCTAAACGCGGCTGAAACTGATCTGGAGCTACAGCATTTAGCGAAAGAAATTTCGCCATTATTAACAGCCTACGCCAACGATATTATGTTGGACGAGGTACTTTTCAAACGAATCAACCAGGTATATCAAGTCAGATCCGAGCTTATTTTAACCGTTGAAGACGTAACCTTGCTTGAAAAAACTTATAAAAGCTTTATCCGGAACGGCGCTAATTTAAGTGAAACAGATAAAGTACGTTTACGCGAGTTAGATAATCAATTATCGCAGTTATCGTTAACCTTTGGCGAAAATGTGCTGCACGAAACTAACGATTATTCGCTGGAAATTAAAAATACCGCCGATTTAGCCGGTTTACCGGAATCATTGGTGGAAGCGGCGGCTCAAACAGCTAAAGAAACAGGAAAAGAAAATTCCTGGCTGTTTACTTTGCACTTACCCAGTTATATTCCTTTTATGACTTATGCCGATAACCGGGAGCTTCGGCAGCAGTTGTACTGGGCTTATGCCACCCGGGCTTGCCAGGATAATACTTATAACAATGAAGCAGTGGTTTTAAAAATTGTGCAATTGCGACTAGAGCGCGCGCAATTGTTAGGTTTTAAAACCCACGCGGATTTTGTGCTGCAAGAAAGAATGGCTCAAACTCCCGGCAAGGTGCAACTATTTCTGGAAGATTTATTAATACATGCCAAGCCCGTAGCACAAACAGAATGGCAAAGTTTAACGGATTACGCGCAGCAAATAAATGGCCCGGAACAATTACAACGTTGGGATTTGTCGTATTACGCCGAGAAATGGAAGAAAGAAAAATTCGCCATTGACGACGAAATATTAAAACCGTATTTTCAGTTAGAAAAAGTAATGGAGGGGGTTTTTGCGGTATCTCACAAATTATATGGTTTGGTTTATAAAGAAAATACCACTATCCAAACATACCACCCCGATGTAAAAGTATACGAAGTAGAAGACGAAAACGGGCAGCATATTGGAATTTTTTACTGCGATTTTTTCCCGCGACCCGGCAAACGTAACGGCGCCTGGATGACTTCTTACCGGTCGCAGAAAAAAGAAAAAGAAAAGGACCAAAGGCCCCACGTGGCTATTGTCTGTAACTTTACCAAGCCCACACCCACCAAACCAGCTCTGCTCACCTTTAACGAAGTACGGACCTTATTTCACGAGTTTGGGCATGCTTTACATGGTTTACTTGCTAATGGTACTTATGCCAGCTTGTCTGGCACGCACGTGTACTGGGACTTTGTAGAATTACCTTCGCAGGTTTTTGAAAACTGGACCACCGAGAAGGAAAGCTTGGATTTATTCGCGCGGCACTACCAAACCGGTGAAGTTATTCCGGATGAACTCATTCAGCGGATTAAACAAAGTACCAATTTTATGGCTGGTTACGCTACCTTGCGGCAAATTGGCTTAGCGCGCTTGGATTTAGCGTGGCACAATATCGAATCAGTGGAGTTAATTCCGGATGTATTTACTTTTGAAAAAAATGTTTTAGTTGAAACCGAAATTTTACCCCTGGTACCCGGTACCAATACCAGTTGTTCCTTTTCCCATATTTTTCAAGGCGGGTATTCTTCGGGTTATTATAGTTATAAGTGGGCCGAAGTGCTGGATGCCGACGCTTTTGAGTTTTTCCAGGAGAAAGGTGTATTTAACAAGCAAACGGCCAATTTATTTAAAAAACATATCTTATCAGCCGGCGGCAGCGAACCACCTATGATTCTTTATAAACGTTTCCGGGGGCAGGAGCCTTCGCCAAAAGCCTTATTGAAGCGAACGGGTTTACTAAAAGATTAA
- a CDS encoding PA0069 family radical SAM protein produces the protein MEEPLYLKGRGAQLNPVNRYRKNEYVTEHPEGLDEPLLENSKTEYFTENPKKIINKVESPDIGLSYSMNPYQGCEHGCIYCYARNTHEYWGYSAGLDFERKIIIKENAPEKLAAQLENPNWQVMPLMLAGNTDCYQPIEQKKQLTRRLLQVLLQYRHPVSIITKNALILRDLDILCQLDKLNLLHVNISLTTLNEELRTKLEPRTSAATKRLAVIKKLSEAGISVNVMLAPIIPGLNDHEIPALIQQAAAHGASSAAYNIVRLNGSIGEIFRDWIHTNYPDRAEKVLNQIAACHGGQINDSTFGRRMTGEGQWAQTIGSLFRVTKEKYMKGRHMKPYNYHLFCSKAGKQLGLF, from the coding sequence ATGGAAGAGCCACTGTACTTAAAGGGCCGGGGTGCCCAACTTAACCCAGTAAACCGTTACCGGAAAAATGAATATGTAACGGAGCACCCGGAAGGCTTGGACGAACCTTTACTGGAAAATTCTAAAACAGAGTACTTTACCGAAAATCCTAAAAAAATAATCAACAAAGTAGAAAGCCCAGATATTGGCCTTTCTTATTCTATGAACCCGTACCAGGGTTGTGAACATGGTTGCATTTATTGTTATGCCCGCAATACGCACGAATATTGGGGCTACAGCGCCGGTTTAGATTTTGAAAGAAAAATAATCATTAAAGAAAATGCCCCGGAAAAGTTAGCCGCTCAGCTGGAAAATCCCAATTGGCAGGTTATGCCTTTGATGCTGGCCGGTAATACGGATTGTTACCAACCCATTGAGCAAAAAAAGCAGCTCACTCGCCGGTTACTCCAGGTGTTATTACAATACCGCCATCCGGTAAGTATTATCACTAAAAATGCATTAATCCTGCGCGATTTAGATATATTATGTCAGTTAGATAAACTAAACTTATTGCATGTAAATATTTCGCTTACCACTTTGAACGAGGAGTTACGAACCAAATTAGAGCCGCGCACGTCTGCTGCCACTAAACGCTTAGCAGTCATAAAAAAACTTAGCGAAGCGGGCATATCGGTAAATGTAATGTTGGCGCCCATTATTCCGGGCTTGAACGACCACGAAATTCCGGCGCTAATACAACAAGCGGCGGCGCACGGAGCAAGCTCGGCAGCCTATAACATTGTGCGTTTAAACGGTTCTATTGGCGAAATATTCCGCGATTGGATACATACCAATTATCCTGACCGGGCCGAAAAGGTATTAAACCAAATTGCGGCTTGCCACGGCGGGCAGATCAATGACAGTACTTTTGGGCGGCGCATGACCGGGGAAGGACAATGGGCACAAACCATAGGCAGTTTATTTCGGGTAACCAAAGAAAAATACATGAAAGGTCGGCACATGAAACCATATAACTATCATTTGTTTTGCTCCAAAGCGGGAAAACAGTTAGGCTTGTTTTAA